Genomic window (Eptesicus fuscus isolate TK198812 chromosome 17, DD_ASM_mEF_20220401, whole genome shotgun sequence):
CGCGGTCAGTTCTTGCCCGTGGACCTCGGAGGACGTGCCAGACGCGACGTGCCGGACGCGGCCAAAGGCGCCTGCAAGTCCGgccgcaggtgggtggggcccagccagcccccttCCGGCGCCGCTCCTTGGCGCCGACACCCGGCACGTGAGCCGGAAGCAGGTCACGTCAGGGTCAGACCCCAAAGGACAGAGTCCTGTCTTCCCGGCCCCTTTGACCATCTTCGAACCTCGATTGTCGGCACGCACGTGTTCGCtttgggtgggggcgggggggacggacACACGCTGAATCCACTGTGTTTCTACGGTCGGTCCACGGCCATCGACAGGGGAGCCAGTGGGTGttcaccccccccgcccccccccgcccccgccgccggggCCACAGGACCAGGGCGTCCCAGCCCAGCACACGGCGGTTAGACCCGCCGAGTCACGTCTGGGTTAAAGCAGCCACCACTGTGGCGTGGGGAAGAGCAGCCACGGCCACGGCCGTCTGCACGCCCAGCATGGCCGTGTCCCGTGGCAGCCACCACTCCCGGCAGCCCGGAGCCAGCGGCAGGGCGTAGGGGCGGGCGGACCCCCCgcggccccccctgcccccgcgcCGTGTCCTTGGTCACGACTGTCCCTCCGGGAGCCGCTGGCGCCTCGAGGAGCTCGGGGCAGCTCATCGCACGGTCGTCCTTCGGCGACAACAGGGCCGCCCAGCAGCCCGCCCGGAGCAGCAGGACGCAGCCTCACCGCCCCGAGCCGGCCGGGATCGCTGGCTGCCCCGGCGGCATCTGCCCGGGGCCCCGCCTCCCCGTGTCCAGCAGGAGGCGCCCCTCACTCGGCGACGGGCAGGGTGTTCTGGCTGTGGGAGCCGCCGGCCAGGCCGGAGGAGCGCAGGGCGCGCCGGTGGAAGAGCCGGGCCAGGATCTCCTTGCAGCTCTGGCGGTACTGGTGGCGCAGCAGCGAGTACACGAAGGGGTCGGACGCGGCCTTGCTGTAGGCCAAGCACTTGGACAGCACCCCCCAGTGCGCGGCGATGGGCGCCGTGGTGGACAGCTCCACCAGCCTGCGGAGAGAGGGCGCGGGAAGGTCACAGGTCACAGCCCGCACAGGCCCCCCCCAATCCTCCTCCCCCATCTGAGCCCTCGGAGCCCCCCCCAGCTTCCCGGACGAGCCTCGAGTTCTCCAGGACCGCCTCCCGGGAACAATAACCGCCAGGATCCTCAGCAGTGACATCCTGACAGGCGACTGTTTCACTCCAGGTCCTGCCCCAACCGCGCCCTCCCCACGCGCGGCTTCACGGAGCCCCGGGCGACCGGGCAGCCTCCGTCTCACACGTGAGGAGGTCGATGTCCAAGGAGGTGAAGTCCTTGGCCCCAGGTCACGTGACCAGCCAGTTGTCACGTtgggactggaacccaggtctgTGCGACTCTGGAACCCAAGATCATCCAGAAATGGCCGAGCGCGAATCGTGTCCCGGCCATTGGCTCCCACTCTGCCACGGGCCTGCCCCGTGACCCCGGCTAGCTGCCGGCCTGTCATGTGGCCCCAGGCTAGCTGCCGGCCCAGGGGGCCTCTTCCCAGGCGGGTTTGGAGACGCGTGCCAGAGCGGCAGTCGGGGTGCCCTGGAGCGACCCTGGTCCCAGGGGGGCCGAGGGAAGAGGCGGCTTGTGTCACAGGGGCACTGTCTGAGGGTCCTTCTGGGACCCGCCCAGCAACCCCAGGGGAGCGGGCGCGGGTGGAGGCAGGGCACCCCGCCGTGGGCACGAGCTGTCCCCACGCGATGCCATGCACTCCGCTCTCGTGCTGGCGCCCTTGGCCATGGGACATCCCCAGCACGAATGACGGTAGAAAAGGGGCGCGGTTACCAGCCGCCTCTGAGCCCCGTGCCAGGTCACCAGGTGGGGACCAGAGGTGACGCCTGGCGAGCCCCCCTCGTCCAGAGGAAGGAGGCACACCCCCGCCTGGGGTGCAGGGCGCAGGGGTCAGCCTGCAGCGGCGTCTCTGCACGTCCACGCCCGGTCCGCACGCTCTGGAAACGCCGCCTGGCTGCGAGGCTAAAATAGCCAACGGGCGGACCCGACCTTCCACCCTGGTGCTGCCAGCCGCTGCCCCCACGTCCTCGGGAACCCCTCTCGCCTCTGAACCTCGGTAAGTGCGGGTGCCGGCCCTCACCCTCCGGGAGGCTGGACTTAGTGCGAGCAGGTACTGACGGCGCCTCCTGGTGCGTCACGGGGGCCAGAGAGTGACAGGCAGCGAGAAAGGCCTCACCTTCTGCCGCCGGcgcggctcaggggctgagcgtccacctgggaaccaggaggtcagggttcgattcccggtcagggcccaggcccgggatcagggctccatcccgtgtggggcgtgcaggaggcagccgatccatgattctctctcattgatgtttctctctctctccttctctccctctccctctcccttccctctctgaaatcaataaacatatttttttaaaagaaaagattcttaagaaaagagagagagccatGTTCTCCTCTAACGGGGTAACGGCGGGAGGCTCGGGAGCCATGCGAGGGCTTGAGAGGTTCCTGACTGACCCGGAATGACGCCCCCCGAGAAGGCTGCCGGGCAGAGGGGGACACACGGGGGACAACGAGGGGGCCCTTCCCAGCTGGCTGCTCGTCCTGTCAGCTCCAAGGGGTGGCAGGCGTCAAGCCAATTCCACcagctccgccccccaccccccgccccccagccccgccaaccccccaccccccgccccccgccccccgtcccccagcccccagccatcCCAACATGGACCACACTCTTAGGGACGCGCCCAGAGCTCCTCCatgaggcggggggaggggctgcacgGGGCCCTGGAGAGGGAGTCCCGGGCGCTGGGGGCTCAGTGAGGGTAGGTGACACCCCAGCAGCTGCTCAGTCTCCGCAGAGGAGGCGCTGTCTGCTCGGGTTGGCGTGGGCACAGCGCCGCCTCTGGGAGGAGAGCGGACTCGGAGGGCCTGGTGCGGGCGTGTGCGAGGCCACCCCGGGCTGGGAGCCGGCTGAGTCCCGGGCGGAGGGCCGGTGGCCACCTGGCTGGGCAGGGTGCCCAGgggcctccccttctcccccctcccctctccgggGGCCTCCTGCGGGCGCCCCGGGATGAAGGGTTAGAGGGAGGAGGTTTGGGAATCGAGCCGGAGAGACGCTGCCGCCCTCTCAGCCCTGAGTTTAGTCCGGGAGGATCCAGGGCCGCGGAGAAAAGGCGTGCGCCCTCCTTCTCGTCGGACCTGTCCAGTTCACGCTCACCCCCACGCACGTCTGGAGAGGCGTGTGGCCGAGCGGCCGAGCCTGCGGAAGGTCACGTGGGCCTGCTGCGCTCCCCGAAGCCCCGCACCGCCCGCCGCGCGCCGGGCGCCCGGCTCACCTGGTGAGGACGTAGGGCGCGAAGCACAGGAGGAAGGTCCCTATGAAGGTGCTGATCTTCCTGGTGGCCCGCTGGCGCCTCCGCCGCTGCTCCTCCAGGCAGCGCTCCCGCACGCTGCACGGGAGAGGGGACAGGCGGCTCAGGGCGCTGCCGGTCACGGGCCACCGTCCCCGAGCACAGGCGGCGGCCGTGAGTGCAGGAGACCCGAGGAGAcccgaggcctggcctggcctggctgtgTGGCCGCGCAGGCTGTGACATCACCGGCCTCAGGGCCACCAGCTGTAACATGGGACAGCCGTCTGACACGGTGCACAGAGGCTGTGGCGGGACCTGAATGCACGCAGCACACAGGTGCACGACGTGTGGCtggtgcagccctggctggttggctccgtggacagagcgtcggcctgggggctgagggtcccaggttcaattcccggtcagggcacaggccccggttgtgagctcgatccccagtgtggggcgtgcaggaggcagccgaccggtgactctcatcagtgatgtttctacctctccctcttcttccctctctgaaaccaataaaaatgttttttaaaaatttgttcgaTGCGTGAAGCTGTTAGCACCACATAGGAGCAGGTGCAAAGGACAACTCACCACTCGCTGGACCGGCCGGCACAGCCCGAGGGCGCGCCCTCTACGCACGCTCTCTGCTTCCTGGCTGCCCAGAACCGGTCCTGCCCAGGGGGCGCCGCCGGTCCCCGTGCGTGTGGCCGCCCCGGGGCGAGCTGCCTGCCAGCGTCACCGGCCTGTTTCACATGCAGACCCTGAGCTCGAGCGGCCGGCGAACTCGCTCAGCGGGAAGTGGAGACGGGACTTGAACCTGCGTCCACTGACTCACAGCTGGCCCTCTCACCAGGCAACTGGCGCTGCGCAGTGAGCGGGCCGCCATCCGCCACACCCTCCGCCCGCGCCCTCCGTCCCAAAGCCGCAGCCCTGCCGGAGCTGCGGGCAAAAAGACGCCACCCTGCAGGGGCCGCGAGCCACGCGTGGACACGTGCAACGAGCCAGCCCGTTTCCCCGTCTCAGTGTGCGTGCAGGGGGCCTGTGCACATGCGGTTCACATGTGAACATGTGGGATTACGTGTGACATTCACACATGTGTGTACGTGGCTTCCTACGCCCTGCTGTCCACGTGCGGCTGGTCACGCACATGCACGTATGTACACGTATGTATGTGATTCTGTGGGAAGAGGATGACGAGCCTTCATGTGTTGGTCAGCATCTGACGAGGAGGCGGTTCCCAGGGGAGGAGCACACGCCATGCCCCGGAGACGGGGAGCTCACACCTGTCTTTGAGGCTCCTGGGCAGGAACCTCTCGGCACGGGAGGGGCCTTTGCTCAGAGACCCTCCGTCTGTCTCCCTCAACCAGGAGCCTGCttctaggggtggggtggggacacaCCTCAGGGAGCTCCCCCCTGACCCCAGCCTCCCCCATCGGTGCTCTCCGCCCGCCTCACTGTCCAGAAGCCAAAGCCCCCCATTGAGGGTCCTGGCAGCCGCCCTCCCCCAGGACAATGGATACAGAGTAGCAGAGTCCACAGAAACCTGCCCGCAtttcctctccccgccctcctccccgctcttccctcctctcccttcactcctctccctcctcctttcccctccctcccctccctcctcccccctcttccctcctctccctcctcccttccctccctcctctccctcttcctctccctcctcctctccttccccctcccctctccctcccctccctcctccatcctctcctccctcctccttcctctccctcctccctcctctccgtcctcctcctctcccctccctcccctccctcctctccctcctccatcctctcctccctcctctccttcctctcccctcctctccctcctctccctcctccctcctctatcctctcctccttcctctccctcttccctcctctccctcctcctctcccctccctcctctccctcccctccctcctccatcctctcctccctcctccttcctctccctccctcttcccccttccttcttgcccctcctgctcacccctTCCTCGTCCGTAAGCAAAGCCTAGGTGAGCTCAGGCTGCCTTAGCCAAGTGCCCCCCTTCTCTCTAGGGGAGTCTCAGGGAAGAGCAGGAGTTCCCAGGGGGACCCCCACCTGTACCCCCGAGCTGTCTTCCTGAAAGACTGCTGCAGGTGAGGGTgcaggtgagggtgcgggtgagggtgcgggtgagggtgcgggtgagggtgcgggtggtGGGAACGCAGGGTGACACTCCCTGCAGGGCCATCAGCTCCGAGTCCAGAGGCACAGGCAGCACCGGGGAGGGGCAGGACAGGGTCCTCCCCGAATCCTCGGCGCCTCTCAGGTGCCCCTTAAGGaccggcagggggtgcagcctggattccccctgccccccccctctctctctctctctcacacacacacacacacacacacacacacacacacgcagcgcAGGCCCCAGAGAAAGGACAGCCGGGAAGCGCAGCTGGTTCCGGTGTGAGGACCCTAAGGAGCCCCCCGACCGTCCAGGCGACCCTGTCCGGGCCCCAGAGCCCTTCACAGGCCTCCGGGCGCCGTGGGAGGTGCCAGCCGCACACACAGGAGCAGGTCTGCGCTCTGACTGGTTCCCACCTGGTGCCGCAAAGCCCGCCCCTGCTGCCCACTCCGGGAGGCCCGCTGTGCGGACCCTGCGCTCTGGGCACCTGCCCTGCGACCTGCAGcctcgcctcccccacccccacccccacctcttcccGAGAGGACAGGAGACTCGGTGGGAAGGCGTCTCCAAGGCCGCACCCTGGAGCGTGGAGGAGGCGTGGGTGCCCTCTCCCCCACcaagacccctccccccccgccccccccctgccctcgCCTGCCCTCGCCTGCCCTCACCTGGGGTGGATGTCCACGAGCAGGACCAGCGTCTGCATGGTGATCACGTCGATGCGCCGGCAGTGGGCGCGCGCCACGCGCAGCACCTTGAGGTACGTGCCGCAGAGCACGAGCAGGGCGAGCAGGAAGCTGAGCGCGTGGAAGGCGCCGGAGAAGACGGCGAAGCGCGGGTCGGGGCGCCGGCTGCGCAGCGTGCAGGACGCGTAGGGCGGGTGGAAGCCGAGCCAGGACAGCGCGAGCGCCACGGCGGGGAAGGCCAGCGCGTGCAGCCACGTGTAGGCCACCATGAGCGCGGCGTCGCGGGGCCGCATCCGGGCGCGGTAGCTCAGCGGGAAGACCACGGCCACCCAGCGGTCGATGCTGAGCGCGGCCATGCTGAGCATGGCGTTGCTGGCCAGGAAGGTGTCCAGGAAGGCGGCCAGGCGGCACAGGCGGTCGCCCGCGGGCTGGCGCTGCGCCACGACGCCGGCCAGCGTGAGCGGCATGTTGACCGCGGTGCTCAGCAGGTTCCCGCACGTGAGGTTGAGCGTGAAGAGCGCGGGCGCCGGGCGGCGGAGGGCGGCGCTGTGCAGCAGGCAGATCAGCACCAGCGCGTTGGACAGCAGCGACACGCCCATGGTGCCGGCCAGCAGCCCCGCCAGCCCCGCGTCCCACGAGTCCATGGtgcgcgcccgccgcccgccgcgcgcTCAGCGCCCGCCGCCCGGCGCCCGGCGACCCCCGGTCCCCGCCGCCATGGTGCCCGGGAGGGcgccgccgccccggccccgcgccgcCTCCCCGGCCCGGCGAGCGCCTGGGCGCGCAGCTCCTCTGGAGCCCGCGCCTCCTCCCGGGCAAGCGCGGGGGGCGCCGCCGGCCCGGAGCTTTCCGCGCTCGGATCCTGGATCGCGGGCGCCTGCGCCCCCGCGCGCTGTCTGCCTCCTCGGCCCTCACCCCATCCCGGTCTCCGCTGCGCACCCTCCGCTCCtggcccttctcttcctcccgctCTCCGCTGGGCTGGCTCGCTCTCCCGGTctgctctccctccacctctctctctctctctctctctctctctctctctctctctctctctctctcctctgctgtgcttctctctctctcccactgctgCGTCTCCAtctgtctctcccacccccaattTTCTCCTTGCCTCTtgttcttccctctcctctcctccccgggGAATCTAGCCGCTTCTATCGCAGAAATCCCCGCTGAGGcgcgcgctcacacacacacacacacacacacacacacacacacacacacgacagagAACCAGCCTTGACCCCGAGGCTTCCCGGGAGGGCAACTGGCTCCTTGCACCCTGCCCCCCTGCTCCCCGCTTGAGTCAGAGCCAGGCTGGGTCAGGACACCTCTGGGCAAAGGGAGGTCCCCTCCTACCTTCACCAGGTGTCCCGGCCTGAGCACCTGCCCGCCAGGCCTGGGGGCGTTGGGGGGTGCCCTCTGCCCATCACCTTCCAGCCTGAGCATCAGCAGCATCCTCAAGCCCACGGGGAGGGGGTTTCGGGGAGTCACTGGGCACCCCCGGGCACTCCCTCGGCCAGAAAGGCCCTTGTCTGACCCTGACCCCGAGTGCCACACAGGTCCACGCGCAGCAGAGCTGGTGGCTGACACTCGGCGTGCCGGCGTCCCAGCTGCTGCGTCTGTCCGGGCACCCCGGGCGAGGCAGGGCCTCCCGGGCAGGAGGGACCTGGGGACCCGTGTGCGCTTCAGACGAGCAGAGGCTG
Coding sequences:
- the GPR26 gene encoding G-protein coupled receptor 26; protein product: MDSWDAGLAGLLAGTMGVSLLSNALVLICLLHSAALRRPAPALFTLNLTCGNLLSTAVNMPLTLAGVVAQRQPAGDRLCRLAAFLDTFLASNAMLSMAALSIDRWVAVVFPLSYRARMRPRDAALMVAYTWLHALAFPAVALALSWLGFHPPYASCTLRSRRPDPRFAVFSGAFHALSFLLALLVLCGTYLKVLRVARAHCRRIDVITMQTLVLLVDIHPSVRERCLEEQRRRRQRATRKISTFIGTFLLCFAPYVLTRLVELSTTAPIAAHWGVLSKCLAYSKAASDPFVYSLLRHQYRQSCKEILARLFHRRALRSSGLAGGSHSQNTLPVAE